The Rhododendron vialii isolate Sample 1 chromosome 8a, ASM3025357v1 genome has a window encoding:
- the LOC131335564 gene encoding triacylglycerol lipase OBL1 has protein sequence MATTQFKPNSSSTSDISRYLIVRPQNGGITDLVRFLVSTDKASAAKFIETSDSDTYAAELLGGGDDGGITPDHRWVIFVSIIVRKIISVFGKPMEWSGCLFEFFLNFMSDNGGMLGLLWNLLHGKVVMPHRGSETFISAIGHLDGRIDLYTNNSLVEGISESALGGKGLQSESGNRVLMDLCMMASKLAYENAKVVSNVVNYHWKMHFVDFYDCWNDYQKDMSTQVFILCDKPKDANLILISFRGTEPFDADDWSTDFDYSWYEIPRLGKVHMGFLEALGLGNRANASTFQSLLQVNDTIFTSSNASTSEGSFTESKAEKIGRDHSSDGNKLIPDMVEMTAYYAVRSKLKSLLNEHKTAKFIVTGHSLGGALAILFPTVLVLHEEREIMQRLLGVYTYGQPRVGNRQLGRFMEDHLDLPVPKYFRVVYCNDLVPRLPYDDKTFLYKHFGECLYYNSLYIEQKVDEEPNRNYFGILYLIPEYINAVWELIRSLIMGYTHGPEYKEGWLSVGLRVVGLAIPGISAHSPTNYVNSVRLGRDCAIPMATL, from the exons ATGGCTACCACCCAATTCAAACccaactcctcctccacctctgaCATTTCGAGGTATCTGATTGTACGTCCGCAAAACGGTGGAATCACAGACCTTGTTCGGTTCCTCGTATCAACCGACAAAGCAAGCGCCGCTAAATTCATTGAGACCTCTGATAGTGACACCTACGCGGCGGAGTTGTTGGGCGGCGGCGATGACGGCGGTATTACGCCGGACCACAGGTGGGTAATCTTTGTGTCCATTATAGTGAGGAAGATCATATCTGTGTTCGGTAAGCCTATGGAGTGGAGTGGATGCTTGTTCGAGTTCTTCCTTAATTTCATGTCCGACAACGGCGGCATGCTGGGCTTACTCTGGAACCTCCTCCACG GAAAGGTAGTGATGCCACACAGGGGCTCAGAGACTTTCATAAGTGCAATTGGGCATTTAGATGGACGCATAGACCTATACACGAACAACTCTTTAGTGGAAGGAATTAGCGAGTCTGCTTTGGGAGGGAAGGGCTTACAATCCGAATCAGGAAACCGAGTTCTCATGGACCTCTGTATGATGGCCTCCAAGTTAGCATATGAAAACGCCAAAGTTGTTAGCAATGTCGTAAATTATCACTGGAAG ATGCATTTTGTGGATTTCTATGACTGCTGGAATG ATTACCAAAAGGATATGTCTACCCAAGTCTTCATACTATGTGACAAGCCAAAAGACGCAAACTTGATCTTGATCAGCTTCAGGGGCACAGAGCCATTCGACGCTGATGATTGGAGTACTGATTTTGACTACTCTTGGTATGAAATACCCAGGTTGGGAAAAGTCCACATGGGATTTTTAGAAGCCTTAGGGTTGGGAAACAGAGCCAATGCTTCCACCTTTCAGAGCCTTCTTCAAGTGAATGACACAATATTCACCTCTTCAAATGCAAGCACTTCAGAAGGTTCCTTTACTGAATCCAAAGCAGAAAAAATTGGGCGGGACCACTCTTCTGATGGGAATAAACTCATTCCTGATATGGTGGAGATGACTGCATACTATGCAGTGAGAAGTAAACTCAAGAGCTTACTTAATGAACACAAGACTGCGAAATTCATAGTCACCGGCCATAGCTTGGGTGGGGCCCTTGCTATACTGTTCCCAACGGTGCTGGTTCTGCATGAGGAGAGGGAAATCATGCAAAGGTTGTTGGGTGTGTATACATATGGACAACCACGTGTTGGGAACAGGCAGTTGGGGAGGTTCATGGAAGACCATTTAGATCTTCCGGTCCCTAAGTACTTCAGGGTAGTCTACTGCAATGATCTTGTGCCAAGGTTGCCTTACGATGACAAAACCTTCCTATACAAGCATTTTGGGGAGTGCCTCTACTATAATAGCCTCTACATTGAGCAA AAAGTTGACGAGGAGCCAAACAGAAATTATTTTGGGATCTTGTACCTGATTCCAGAGTATATAAACGCTGTTTGGGAGTTAATTAGAAGCTTGATTATGGGTTACACACATGGACCGGAGTATAAGGAAGGGTGGTTATCGGTAGGTCTCAGGGTAGTTGGACTAGCAATCCCTGGTATTTCAGCACATAGCCCCACAAACTATGTCAACTCTGTAAGGCTTGGAAGAGACTGCGCCATTCCGATGGCAACTCTATAG